In Helianthus annuus cultivar XRQ/B chromosome 3, HanXRQr2.0-SUNRISE, whole genome shotgun sequence, a single window of DNA contains:
- the LOC118490414 gene encoding uncharacterized protein LOC118490414 produces MAIRFDRRIFRESGQASWRMEMDKFPTGEALRKRNIMIEDSTCPLCGSDEETSEHLFISCSIAFIVWNGVSSWCKIPNIFVFSITDLLGILAGLRVSEKKKEAVQGIIMLVVGVYGVLETTLNFLTLRLR; encoded by the coding sequence ATGGCAATCAGGTTCGACAGGAGAATTTTCCGTGAAAGCGGTCAAGCATCTTGGAGAATGGAGATGGATAAGTTTCCTACCGGTGAAGCTTTGAGAAAAAGGAATATCATGATCGAGGACTCCACGTGCCCGTTATGCGGTTCGGATGAAGAAACTTCGGAACACTTGTTTATATCCTGCAGCATCGCTTTTATCGTCTGGAATGGTGTGTCATCATGGTGCAAaattcctaacatttttgtttttTCGATCACGGATCTTCTCGGAATTCTTGCGGGTCTAAGGGTTTCGGAGAAAAAGAAGGAAGCGGTTCAAGGTATCATTATGCTCGTTGTTGGAGTTTATGGCGTGCTAGAAACAACCTTAAATTTTCTAACACTCCGGTTAAGATAG